In the Acidobacteriota bacterium genome, CGATGCTGTTTATGGCTCCAGGTTCCTCGGCAAGCATCGGGTCTTTCTTTTCTGGCATTACCTCGGGAACAAATTCCTGACATTCTTGACGAACATCCTCTACGACACGATGCTAACTGACATGGAGACCTGCTACAAAGCAGTAAAAGCCGACGTCATGAAAAGTCTCCATCTTCGATCCGACCGTTTTGACATAGAACCCGAGATAACTGCCAAGCTCTTCAAGAAGAAATATCGAGTCTTCGAGGTCCCCATCAGTTACAGCGGAAGAGATTATAGGGAAGGAAAGAAAATTACCTGGAAGGATGGCGTCATAGCCCTCTGGACACTCCTCAAATACAGATTCACCGACTGATTTTCATTTTAGGTTCCATCTTGCCTGCTATCCCCTTTCAATCAAGGAAATTTTTTCTACCGCATTCGCTTCCTTTCAGATGGATATGGCAAACGTATGAAGCAGGACATAGGCTATAG is a window encoding:
- a CDS encoding glycosyltransferase family 2 protein, yielding MKLSIIIPVYNERSTIEEVLSCVKRSPLEKEIIIVDDYSTDGTRGVLQTLNDIAVKVFFHSRNRGKGAAVRTGIEAATGDIIIIQDADLEYNPEEYQILIEPIVHNKADAVYGSRFLGKHRVFLFWHYLGNKFLTFLTNILYDTMLTDMETCYKAVKADVMKSLHLRSDRFDIEPEITAKLFKKKYRVFEVPISYSGRDYREGKKITWKDGVIALWTLLKYRFTD